The following are encoded together in the Actinoplanes sp. N902-109 genome:
- a CDS encoding cytochrome ubiquinol oxidase subunit I, producing MDALDLARWQFGITTVYHFVFVPITIGMSALVAGLQTAWVRTGKEHYLRATKFWGKLFLINFAIGVVTGIVQEFQFGMNWSAYSRFVGDVFGAPLAIEGLLAFFLESTFLGLWIFGWDRLPRRLHLATIWLASFGTILSAYFILAANSWMQHPVGYAYNPETGRAELHSIGALLTNSTTLVTFPHTITACFLTAGAVLLAVSAWHLRKGNQEHIFRPSLKLGAWVVLIAGVGVLITGDLQARVMTEQQPMKMAAAEALYTTAEPASFSLFTIGSLDGREEVASVRIPSLLSFMATGSPSGEVEGINNIEQQYETKYGAGDYTPYVPVTYWSFRLMIGFGGLAMLVALATLWYTRGGRTPRSRLLWLAAIAAVGMPLLANSFGWIFTEMGRQPWTVFGLFRTADSVSPSVSTAEAATSVIVLTLLYGVLAVIEVGLFLKYARAGAPPVTAPDPDAADRPLAFAY from the coding sequence GTGGACGCGCTCGATCTGGCTCGATGGCAGTTCGGCATCACCACCGTGTACCACTTCGTCTTCGTCCCGATCACCATCGGCATGTCGGCCCTGGTCGCCGGGTTGCAGACCGCGTGGGTGCGCACCGGCAAGGAGCACTACCTGCGGGCCACCAAGTTCTGGGGCAAGCTGTTCCTGATCAACTTCGCGATCGGCGTGGTGACCGGGATCGTGCAGGAATTCCAGTTCGGCATGAACTGGAGCGCCTACTCGCGCTTCGTCGGCGACGTGTTCGGTGCCCCGCTGGCCATCGAGGGGCTGCTCGCCTTCTTCCTCGAGTCCACGTTCCTCGGCCTGTGGATCTTCGGCTGGGACCGGCTGCCGCGCCGGCTGCACCTCGCCACCATCTGGCTCGCCTCGTTCGGCACGATCCTGTCGGCGTACTTCATCCTGGCCGCCAACTCGTGGATGCAGCACCCGGTCGGCTATGCGTATAACCCGGAGACCGGCCGGGCCGAACTGCACAGCATCGGCGCGCTGCTGACCAACTCGACGACCCTGGTCACGTTCCCGCACACCATCACCGCGTGCTTCCTGACCGCCGGGGCCGTGCTCCTGGCCGTCAGCGCGTGGCACCTGCGCAAGGGCAACCAGGAGCACATCTTCCGGCCCAGCCTCAAGCTCGGTGCCTGGGTGGTGCTGATCGCCGGGGTGGGCGTGCTGATCACCGGTGACCTGCAGGCCCGGGTGATGACCGAGCAGCAGCCGATGAAGATGGCCGCGGCCGAGGCGCTCTACACCACCGCCGAGCCCGCCAGCTTCTCGCTGTTCACCATCGGGTCGCTGGACGGGCGGGAGGAGGTCGCCAGCGTGCGCATCCCGTCGCTGCTGTCGTTCATGGCCACCGGCAGCCCCTCCGGCGAGGTCGAGGGCATCAACAACATCGAGCAGCAGTACGAGACCAAGTACGGCGCCGGCGACTACACACCGTACGTGCCGGTGACGTACTGGTCGTTCCGCTTGATGATCGGGTTCGGCGGCCTGGCGATGCTGGTGGCTCTGGCCACCCTCTGGTACACCCGCGGCGGGCGTACCCCGCGCAGCCGCCTGCTCTGGCTCGCCGCCATCGCCGCTGTCGGGATGCCGTTGCTGGCCAACAGTTTCGGCTGGATCTTCACCGAGATGGGCCGCCAGCCCTGGACGGTGTTCGGCCTGTTCCGCACGGCCGACAGCGTCTCGCCCTCGGTCAGCACCGCCGAGGCAGCCACCTCGGTCATCGTGCTGACGCTGCTCTACGGCGTGCTGGCGGTCATCGAGGTGGGGCTGTTCCTCAAGTACGCCCGCGCCGGTGCCCCGCCCGT
- a CDS encoding response regulator transcription factor, translating into MDNARILVVDDQPNIVDLLATVLRFHGFTVDTAGTAAQAVSKVAEQRPDLVLLDVMLPDGDGVEVCRRLRAGGSPAGVVFLTARGAREDLVTGLAHGGDDWITKPFDVAVLLARVRAVLRRTATAAPVVSSVLRYADVELDQESLAVHRAGAPVQLSPTEFKLLRYFLHNPGRVLSRGQILTAVWEYDTGAGSNVVDTYVGYLRRKLDRLGPPLIVTHRGFGYALRSALP; encoded by the coding sequence ATGGACAACGCGCGCATCCTCGTCGTCGACGACCAGCCGAACATCGTCGACCTGCTGGCCACGGTCCTGCGGTTCCACGGCTTCACGGTGGACACCGCCGGCACCGCCGCGCAGGCCGTCAGCAAGGTTGCCGAGCAGCGGCCCGACCTGGTGCTGCTCGACGTGATGCTGCCCGACGGCGACGGTGTCGAGGTGTGCCGGCGGCTGCGGGCCGGTGGCTCGCCGGCCGGGGTCGTGTTCCTGACCGCCCGCGGCGCCCGCGAGGACCTGGTCACCGGGCTGGCCCACGGCGGCGACGACTGGATCACCAAGCCGTTCGACGTGGCGGTGCTGCTGGCCCGGGTACGGGCGGTGCTGCGCCGCACTGCCACGGCGGCCCCGGTCGTGAGCAGCGTGCTGCGCTACGCCGACGTCGAGCTGGACCAGGAGTCGCTCGCGGTGCACCGGGCCGGCGCGCCGGTCCAGCTGTCACCCACCGAGTTCAAGCTGCTGCGCTACTTCCTGCACAACCCCGGCCGGGTGTTGTCCCGCGGGCAGATCCTGACCGCGGTCTGGGAGTACGACACCGGCGCGGGTTCCAATGTGGTCGACACGTACGTCGGTTATCTGCGGCGCAAGCTCGACCGGCTGGGCCCGCCGCTGATCGTCACCCACCGCGGCTTCGGCTACGCGCTGCGATCGGCGCTGCCATGA
- a CDS encoding cell wall metabolism sensor histidine kinase WalK → MTLLNRMLTLTVGLCAVAMAVMGLTATTALRSYLVNRADRTLTTAAPAVSAAIALPARLAVPGPGAGRARPGGEIVVELRGADGTTSGTAGTPLITRADLTDPRPQTVAGYRVLVVTDSNGVGLVATPMAPIDQTVHRLTVIVTVASVAVLILLTVVAWLLLRRQLRPLREIAAAATALADGDLDRRVPHRLSRPRTEVARLTTAVNGMLARIQSALAARELSELRMRQFVADASHELRTPVTSISGYLQLVRTGVVDLRQRPDVLGRLENEAARMGTLVSSLLYLARLDAGPPTRRVPVDLAVLINDAVADARAIAPDRPLTTSLPPACRLVADPDGLRQVLANLLGNVRAHTPPGTAAAVTLLLSPSAVRVEVTDDGPGFDEPAAARAFERFWRADASRPASGGTGLGLAIVAEVVRAHGGTVGITGSTVWFTLPAPPN, encoded by the coding sequence ATGACGTTGCTGAACCGCATGCTGACGCTCACCGTCGGGCTCTGCGCGGTCGCGATGGCCGTCATGGGCCTCACGGCCACCACGGCGCTGCGGTCCTACCTGGTGAACCGCGCCGACCGGACGCTGACCACGGCCGCCCCCGCCGTCAGCGCCGCGATCGCCCTCCCGGCCCGGCTGGCCGTCCCCGGCCCCGGTGCCGGTCGCGCGCGGCCGGGGGGTGAGATCGTCGTCGAGCTCCGGGGCGCCGACGGCACGACGAGCGGCACGGCCGGCACACCGCTGATCACGCGGGCCGACCTCACCGACCCGCGCCCGCAGACCGTGGCCGGCTACCGCGTCCTCGTGGTCACCGACAGCAACGGCGTGGGGCTGGTGGCGACGCCGATGGCCCCGATCGACCAGACCGTGCACCGGCTGACCGTCATCGTCACGGTCGCCTCGGTGGCCGTGCTGATCCTGCTGACCGTGGTCGCGTGGCTGCTGCTGCGCCGCCAGTTGCGCCCGCTGCGCGAGATCGCCGCGGCGGCCACCGCACTGGCCGACGGTGACCTGGACCGGCGGGTGCCGCACCGGCTGTCCAGGCCGCGCACCGAGGTGGCCCGGCTGACCACGGCGGTCAACGGCATGCTGGCCCGCATCCAGTCCGCCCTCGCCGCCCGCGAGCTGTCCGAGCTGCGGATGCGCCAGTTCGTCGCGGACGCCTCGCACGAGCTGCGCACCCCGGTCACCTCGATCAGCGGCTATCTCCAGCTGGTCCGCACCGGCGTGGTCGACCTGCGGCAGCGCCCGGACGTGCTGGGCCGGCTCGAGAACGAGGCCGCCCGGATGGGCACGCTGGTCAGCTCGCTGCTCTACCTGGCCCGGCTGGACGCCGGACCGCCGACCCGGCGGGTGCCGGTGGACCTGGCGGTGCTGATCAACGACGCGGTGGCCGACGCCCGCGCCATCGCCCCGGACCGGCCGCTGACCACGTCCCTGCCACCGGCCTGCCGACTGGTCGCGGACCCGGACGGGTTGCGCCAGGTGCTGGCCAACCTGCTCGGCAACGTCCGGGCGCACACCCCGCCGGGCACGGCCGCCGCGGTGACGCTCCTGCTCAGCCCTTCGGCCGTACGGGTGGAGGTGACCGACGACGGCCCCGGCTTCGACGAGCCGGCCGCCGCGCGGGCGTTCGAACGGTTCTGGCGGGCCGACGCATCCCGCCCGGCCAGCGGGGGCACCGGTCTCGGGCTGGCCATCGTCGCCGAGGTGGTGCGGGCCCACGGCGGCACCGTCGGGATCACCGGCTCGACCGTCTGGTTCACCCTGCCCGCGCCGCCGAACTGA
- a CDS encoding DUF2993 domain-containing protein, protein MPRRRIVLLTAAAVAALALPVAADRITQQVLEHRVATQLGCALGLSSPPEVTLGGLPFLTQLGARQLSEARISADQVTVKRVTSRRSGCGCRPIGSAHSAGRTLSRCRSCPAG, encoded by the coding sequence ATGCCGAGAAGACGTATCGTCCTGCTCACCGCCGCCGCGGTCGCCGCGCTCGCCCTGCCGGTGGCCGCCGACCGGATCACCCAGCAGGTCCTCGAGCACCGGGTGGCCACGCAGCTGGGCTGCGCGCTCGGGCTGTCCTCACCGCCGGAGGTCACGCTCGGCGGCCTCCCGTTCCTGACCCAGCTCGGCGCCCGGCAGCTGAGCGAAGCGCGGATCAGCGCCGACCAGGTCACCGTCAAGCGGGTGACGTCCCGGCGTTCGGGCTGCGGGTGCCGGCCGATCGGCTCGGCGCACTCGGCCGGCCGCACACTGTCGCGCTGCCGGTCCTGCCCGGCGGGCTGA